The following is a genomic window from Phaseolus vulgaris cultivar G19833 chromosome 6, P. vulgaris v2.0, whole genome shotgun sequence.
tttttctttttctttttctttttctttcttttttagaAAAGAGAATGAGAATTTGGATAATTTTGTCATTcccctttttttctttttcttctctttttttttctttttgtttttctttcattctcAAAATTCCAACAGCCACACCAAACCCAATTCttttaattatagaaatttGAATTGCACTTATGCTCTCCTTTTGTTAACATACCACAAGGTAGGACAATATATGTATATCAGAAGCTAGGGTGCAATAAAACAGATTTCAGCTAAAAAAGGGTTATTTTTTTGCACATTTCATCATATATTGCAAAGGTTAGCTATTTGGCCCTGAGTTTTCTCACCTCCAAGTCTATTAAacatgcctcaatcatctccaTGTTTGGTTTTGTGATGCAATTGACTAGAAAATTAGGCAACCTCAATTAACTCTTCACTAGTGAAAGTCTCTCAAATTGTTTAAAGGTTTCACACTCTCACTTGGTTGGCTAATTTCAATTCCTCATTTGTTCTCAAACATTGCTTTCAACTATTTACCTTGTTCCAACTTTTACACATTACTATCCTTTCTCAATTTGAGTGATGGCTCCAAccacaaattctttttcaaattaaGTCCCTGATCAATCCATTTGGTTGTTCTAATTTAGAACTAtggtttgatttctttttccaaaaaattataCCATCATCTATATACAAGATTTCACAAAATATGCAAACATCAACCACTATACTAACTTAAGCTTGCCATCAACAAAATCTAAAGtaagaaatattaaactaaaCTGTTAAAGTCAACTTACTAAATTAAACTGAAAGTAAAGTTAaacaaaaagataaaaccaGTTTTTTGTTCATTGTGCATGATAAGTATCAATCTCCTCTTGTGATTTTGTTCCGCTCTGTGCCAACATCATCATTCTGAACTTGAATGTTCATCATTTGTTGTTGCTCCAGTTGGTTCAGCTACCATTTCTGGTGTATCTTCAACTCTAGTCCCAACTCCATATGCTCCTGCCTCCCTGAAAAATTGTGCATGTCCCCAGGCCAAGATAGATAATCATGAAATTCAATGGGTGTCAACCACAGATTATTTAATACCAGTTGTGGATTTGGTGCGACTCATTTTTCTTCACATGTAAGAATAAACATTTCTCAAACCAAAGTGTTATATTTGATTGACATTTTAACAAATACTTGGTATGCATGATGTAGAATGACATTGAATGAgtaatttttgttttggtaTTTAATCCATGGAAACCATACTTAACTTTGATTATCACATTCCACAATCCTATTCAACATTAAGACattgaaatttcaaaaagattgaatctttcaatttaaaaacgAAACTGTGAAATGGAAATAGAAACACGCATGAATGGACTTGGTTGAATGGAAATGGCAATGAGAATGATTATGGAGATGAGTAATTACTTACCTTGATAATGACAATGTAGATGAAATGTTTGTTTGAGAATGGTTGCGTAGATGGAAGCTTTGGGATTTTTTTTTAGAACATAGGGCGCTTCTGAAACTGTATTAGGGTGTAGGGTTTTCAAAAtgtgatttttataaaatgctgcagtttttttttttttttttttaagaaaacccACTAGCTTAGGCTAGATCTAAAATTTGGCAGAGAGCAACAGATTTgctctagctcaagctagctcgttttagcttaagctaaattTTGCCAGAGAGCAACAGATTTGCTCTAGCTCAAGCTAGTTCAATTTAGTTCAGGCTAAAGTTTGGCCGAGAGCAACAGAgttttctagctcaagctagctcgttttagcttaagctaaattTTGGCAGAGAGCAACATATTTtctttagctcaagctagatcagtttagctcaagctaaaacttGGCCGAGAGCAACAGATTtgtttagctcaagctagaccATTTTAGCTCAGGCGAAAGTTGAGAACaaaattttttcttctttttctgcaTATTTAGCTTAGGCTAAAAgttctagcttaagctaaaattaccctgcaatgaaattttcttaaaaattttcattttgtctttGCCAAAAGTTTCAAACCTTTCTAAGCTCTCTTCCATCCATCCATTCATTTCACCAAACATTTCAAACCTACATGACCATTTCACATATCAAACTGgttaaatcaaaacaaaattaaagacacatttcaaaacaaaacactGGGTTGCCTCCTAGCaagcgctcgtttaacgtcatatAGCTTGACGCCTGATTAACATCATTGAAGGTTCAACAACATTCATATCCACTCTGAAACACTCTTTATGGTCATTTGAATACTTCTTtgcttcaaaaacattaaagctTACTTCTTCATCTAGAACACAAACCTTCAATTTTCCTTTGTCTACATCAATTATAACTTTGGCAGTTTTCATGAATGGTCTTCCCAATATCAAAGGTACTTCAACATCTTCTTCAATATCCATTACAACAAAATCTACTGGGAATAGAAATTTATCTACCTTTACCAATAGATATTCAACTATTCCATGTGGATATTTGATTGATCTATCAGCCAACTGCAAAGTCATTCTTGTTGGTTTCACTTCTACATCTCCAATTTTCTTCAGCATTGATAAAGGCATCAAATTAATACTAGCTCCAAGATCCAATAATGCCTTTTCAACAGTTAGATTTCCTATGGTAACTGGCAAAGTGCAACTCCCAGGATCTCTGGATTTCTTTGGTAATGATTTTTGAATTGTAGCACTGCATCCAGCTTCCAATTCAACTATCTCCTGGtcattgatttttattttctttgtcaaTAATTCCTTCATGAATTTAGCATATGTAGGCATCTGCTTTAAATCTTCAGTAAATGGAATGTTAATTTGCAATCTTTTGAGAATATCCATAAATCTTGCAAATTGTCTTTCCTTGCATTTCTTTGTAGGAGCAAGTGGATATGGTACATCTTTTATAGGAACACTCCTCTcttgtttttcacttttttgatttttttctattttctctccAATATGTACAACATCTTCCTTATTCCTTCCTTCTCCTCCCTCACactcaatttgttctttttcacTCTCTATATCTTTTAAAACCTCCTCCTCAACAACTAAATTATCTCCAACTCCTTTTCCTATAACTTTCCCACTTCTAGTAGTGATAGACATGCAATGCTCCTTGGGATTGGTTTGTGTATTGGCTGAAAATTGACTTCCTTGATTTTCAGCTAATTATTTAGCCAATTGCCCCACCTGTGTCTCTAAATTTCTTATTGATGCTTCAGTATTTTTCTCATTGGATAGAGAGGCTTGCATGAACTTCTCAAAAGTATCTTCCAATTTTGATATTCTCTCATGAATGGAAGGATAATGTGGTTGCTACTGATAAGGGACTTTTCTGTTAGATGATCCAGCCTCTTGCTTCCACCTAAATCCTTGATTTGGATTATTCCTCCATCCTTGAGCCATGTTATTTGGATAATTATATGCAAAGCCACCTTGCCTTCCTTGATTATTCATATACTAAACCTCTTCCTCTGATGGATTTTGGTAAGAGCATTGGCCATTAAGATGATCTCccccacaaaaatcacacttcaaagcttgaTTCTGAATTGAAGGAGAATTTACTGCATGTAATTGTTGAGGCAGTTTTGACATTTGCTTGGTTAATGCCTCAATTTGCTAAGTCAAAATCTTGTTTTGTGCTAAAATTGCATCTGAAGTACTAAGATCCAACACCCTTTCTTTTGCACTGTATATCTATCATGTTGAGCTTGCTAATCTGTTGAGGCTAAGGCATCAATGATTCTTGTACCTTGTTCTGCATCAACATTCATCATTGTACCTCCTGCTGCAGCATCCAAGATCATTTTAGTATCAGGCCTCAAACCATTGTGGAATATGTTCAACTAATCAATATCCTCAAAGCCATGATTAGGACATCTCCTTAACATCACTTTAAAGCGTTCCTAAACTTCACAAAAAGGTTCTTCTGGCCCTTGCCTAAATGTGGAGATATCAGACTTAGCCTTGATATATCGAGAGAGTGGGAAGAATCTGCGTAGGAATTTCtcttctacatcattccagCTACTTAGACTCTAGTTTGGATGCGACTTTAACCAGTCTTTTGCTTTGCCTGCAAGTGAGAAAGGAAATAGACGCAGATAAACAGATTCAATATCATTTTCCTCGAAGCCCATAGTCCCAACCAACTCATAGAATGTGGATAGATGAGTATAAGGGTCTTCATGATCCATTCCAGTGAATTGATGAGTGCTGATTAAGCTAAGAAAAGCTGGCTTCATTTCTAATGATTTGGTGGCAGGAGGTATGGCTATGCTGGAGAAATGCCTCGGTCCTTGCTGCATAGCATAGTCTTCCAATGTCCTTCTAGGTGGATTTTGTCTATTTTCAACCATTTGGAACTCTGTTCGATTGGGTGAGTTGAGAGTGTTGGAAGATTCTCCTTTTGTTTGTCcttgcttcttcttttcttctttcttcttgctcTGATTTTTTGTAGTTGTCTTCTCAATTTCTGGATCAAATTCCAATTGATCTTCAGGAACCTGTCCTGTCAATAACATgtatctaagacaactcaagCAAGGATTAGCACAGGATAAAAGAATAAGATCTAAACAAGTGTCTATtcacaaagaaaacaaaatattcacaatactCAATGAGTTATACTTCCGAAATTCTTAAAAGAAATTGCTCCCCGGCAACGATGCCAAAAACTTGTTGATATTTCTCGACAAGTGTAccgaatcaactgtaatatagtactctttaaagtacgaatgtcgaacCCACAGAGAACAATTCCAATTAAGATGTTCTGTTATAAAACTCATtgagtatagaaaataattttgagactttgttcataaccaaattaaagatttcacaaaTAACTCGGAGAGTTAGGGTTTGATTCAGGACGTAACAAAACcaacttatcaaatatagagaaagatacttgggattgaattgcgTCTATCTCAATCATTTGCATTTtggaataatataatatataatactcaaaactacttattcttgatgcttaatttaaagtcattcatcttgattcctcacagatgaaattcagaagataatttctcaaacactgattcctcagatatttaacaaatcatccagctttaggaacagaattataatgcaatcaataacctagaatctattcctagcattacaagttatcaagtattttcgttTATTTCAAATCCTTAAaggtactttccagttaaatttaagtatcaaaatcaagactctattgatcagacataatcaagcaataagcataaaacgaaaataccaagaacaagtagaaaagagaattatatatatatatatatataatatcaccaagaatacatttgatcaaggtaaattacattcaatcccaagttagaaagaacttagccactcatgacaACTCCTCcatcttcattcttgatctggattgcataagaagggcttatctgagcaagttcttctcctaagaacagaggtttcttctctttctctcactagTCTCTCTCTATAAAAACCCAATCTTTTTCCACCACTGGTTTTGAGTTATGTTTCAGaatttatataatcaattttagctcaagctagcccgttttagcttaagctagatctttcggtgcatttttagcttgagctagcgatTCTAGCCTGAGCTAGATCAGTACTAcacctttaatcaactctggacAGTTTTAGATTGAGCTAGCAATTCTAGCTTGGGCTAGAATTGTACTGCACCGTTAATCAACTCTAGACaattttagcttaagctaaatcCTCTAGCTTGAGTTAAATTttcttgtgatccaattaagtttttactttctttctttcaatgccAGCTTGAATAATTCTTTCAATGCGTCATATTCATCTgtaatttacaaaaaaattgagattaaatttcttcatttgtttcttggttcaaaatatataatcagattcaataattctcatattagggtaattttcttacattaagcaacaattaaggtccaaagtgttcaat
Proteins encoded in this region:
- the LOC137833394 gene encoding uncharacterized protein, with amino-acid sequence MSITTRSGKVIGKGVGDNLVVEEEVLKDIESEKEQIECEGGEGRNKEDVVHIGEKIEKNQKSEKQERSVPIKDVPYPLAPTKKCKERQFARFMDILKRLQINIPFTEDLKQMPTYAKFMKELLTKKIKINDQEIVELEAGCSATIQKSLPKKSRDPGSCTLPVTIGNLTVEKALLDLGASINLMPLSMLKKIGDVEVKPTRMTLQLADRSIKYPHGIVEYLLVKVDKFLFPVDFVVMDIEEDVEVPLILGRPFMKTAKVIIDVDKGKLKVCVLDEEVSFNVFEAKKYSNDHKECFRVDMNVVEPSMMFEMFGEMNGWMEESLEREAGAYGVGTRVEDTPEMVAEPTGATTNDEHSSSE